One genomic segment of Deinococcus arcticus includes these proteins:
- a CDS encoding PHP-associated domain-containing protein produces the protein MRVDLHSHTEVSPDCKTPLRDIPGWMLRTNTRVLAVTDHDQYRGGPALQAIVRDLGLDDRLSVIAGEEITTREGELIGLFLQERIPPQLSPEDTVQAIKAQGGLVLLQHGFDPLKRHRLRPEATARIADQVDIVEVFNSRLSRHHWNRVAEAWAHERHLPVCAGSDAHTLRDIGEAWVETPFRTVQTPEQLLAALREGVVAGRWTHPVYAFGQKQWRNFNGQFRRH, from the coding sequence ATGCGCGTGGACCTGCACAGCCACACCGAGGTGAGCCCGGACTGCAAAACGCCGCTGCGCGACATTCCCGGCTGGATGCTGCGCACGAACACCCGGGTGCTGGCCGTGACCGATCATGACCAGTACCGGGGTGGGCCAGCCCTGCAGGCCATCGTGCGCGACCTGGGCCTGGATGACCGCCTGAGCGTGATTGCCGGCGAGGAAATCACCACCCGCGAGGGCGAACTGATTGGGCTGTTTCTGCAAGAGCGCATTCCCCCGCAGCTCTCTCCAGAAGACACGGTGCAGGCCATCAAGGCCCAGGGGGGGCTGGTGCTGCTGCAACATGGCTTCGACCCCCTGAAACGCCACCGCCTGCGGCCCGAGGCCACCGCGCGCATTGCCGACCAGGTGGATATCGTGGAAGTGTTCAATTCCCGCCTCTCGCGCCACCATTGGAACCGCGTGGCTGAAGCCTGGGCCCACGAGCGTCACCTCCCTGTCTGCGCCGGCAGTGACGCCCACACGCTGCGGGACATCGGCGAAGCCTGGGTAGAAACGCCCTTTCGCACCGTACAGACCCCGGAGCAGTTGCTGGCCGCCTTACGTGAGGGCGTGGTGGCTGGCCGCTGGACCCACCCCGTATATGCCTTTGGCCAGAAGCAGTGGCGGAATTTCAACGGCCAGTTCCGGCGGCACTGA